The DNA segment CAATTGATCCATAAATTTattcaaaaaatttaattagcCTTTTGAACATTTAAATTATTCTGATAACTCTCTTAACTTGCTTAAATCAAAGTCAATTGATCTGTTAGTCTATTGTGGCATCGGGTGTGAAACATGCAGCAAGCATGCACGTTTCTTCCATCTAAGATATTATAAGGAATGCCATTTTCTATttaacactacaagaaaaaacacTATCACCGACGGCAACAATCTGTCGGTGATGGACTAATTTGCGTCGGTGATTGCTATCACCGACGGAATTCCGACAGATTCATCTGTGTCGGCGTTGACATCGTAGGTAAACGGCTGCGAGAAATTTCTACCGACGCAAAAAATTCACCGACACAAATTGTAGTCGGCGTTATGTGTCGGAAATCCGACTAATTTTAGTAGGTGACTTGCGTCGGAGATTCCGACAACATCACCGACCCACATGCGTCggtgatttatttttcaaaatatttatttaaataattcaCCGACGGATAATCCGACCATGCGGGAATCGTAAatcatttttaaattaattttatattttatattttcttttagtcattttatttggattgaaggcaACTctagtatgtatatatatatatatatatatatataaaaacacaaataaaaagAAGTTCTAAAAAACACAATTGCAACTATAACACTAAGCAATCTATCACCTATGTGGTTaggaaaacaataaaaactataaaaattacACACATTTTTCAATAGCCATACAATACGTATATCCAATTTGATGCTAGATACATGATtcgtaaaaattataaaaagctCTCAAACTGACTGCATTGCTATTCAAAGCATCTATCGATAATACCAAAAGAGAACACGGTTACGTTCTAAGAAGATAAGCCACACTGGCCCAATATAATAGTAAAGCACACGAAGCAAAGCTTGATGAAACTCCCATCAGGCCTGAGATACCGAATCTCTAGCTaaaattggattgaaaatttCTTCAAGGTATGAACTAAAGCGTACCAGTTTTCCACAATATCTATCATATTCCCAAGCTTCCCTTGTATCAGACCCTGCCTCCTGCAAATCGGACCTATATGcagaataaaattaaaaacagaGTATTTAGTCAACGAAAATGTATGAAATCAAATGGATATTTCTGGACTCATGTAGTATGGTTTTACCTCAAACATCTTTGCACTTGATTCAACTTTCCATTCACGCACTTGATTCAACTTTCCATTCACTCTAGTTTGCAAAACAACAATCAAGCAATGATCCCCCATTAGTAATTAGAGGCAAACAAATTCATCATCCACATTAAATTTCTAATGACCTCAAGCTCCGTTAGTAGCTCATCATAGGAAAGAACATAGAAGAGGGTTCAATAAAAAATACATCTAATCATAGCAAGTATATGCAACATAAGCTGACTCACCCATATCTGTTAACAAAGTTAATTATCAATTTGCAAATGTTCTCACTAGTTCATAAACACTAATATAAAAAATGTTTCACTTCTAATCACTCAAAATGTTCAACTCATACAAGTCTTAGTAAAcggattaaaaaaaactaataagcCATACCTGCAGATTTTTTCCCTCTCTGATAAATGGTAGATCAAATAACCTGCTTGAATAATCATTTTCAGCAAACCCTGTTATACCAGGCAAGTCATAATCTCTTCTTTTTATCTTGAAATTAATACAGGAAGCATCATAAGCATGTTCAGAAGGATTCAAAGATGAACCATTTTCGTATAAAACTCTATTATTATCTGAATACTAGAATACACTAATTGCATAGATCAAAAGCCATATGAAATTTAGAAATTGCTTTCAGAAAAATTCTAAATATGGTATTTTATGCCTTGAAAGAAGAAATTTTGTTTTTACATTAAAAAGTGCAATAACACAATATCCAGAGATTAGACTAGGCTTTCATTTTTGGACAAATACCAAATTTTTACCATTAAATACATTCAAACATGGACACATATTAAATTAGGCTTTTGTTTTTTGAATGATGAACAAATTTGTAACATTAAACACATTCAACATGGACTCAGAGATTAAATTAGGCTTTAATAATACTTCATCAAATTGTACAATGAGGGAATACTAAACAATGATAGGACAACCAGGAAGTATGATACATAGCAGGAGCTACTTTACAATCATAACTACACCCTTCATTCTAACTTTATGTATACTAAGTGCTTGTTAAAGCTCAACACTTGCACTAGCAATTTTCTAGAAAATTGCAGTGTCCAAATATTGGGTATGGAACTTATTCGCATCAGGGACAATAGGGGCAGTGTAAATAAAACCAGAAAGAAACTGTATAATGTCTAGCTAAATATCGATTTCTTCATGCCAATATCAAGGTTCTCTTTCCCCCATATTTTCCAAATTATCTTCTGAAACAAACATCGTGGTACTTTCTCCTATCAACGTTTCAAAGTTAGTAGTCTAGCTTATCATTCTTTCCTGTGTTTGAAATATAAAAGTTCAAGGACCAAATGTAATAAATATGAAGTTGTGAGGCTCAATAGAACGAACATGCCAAGTTCAAGGACTTAAAGTTGCATTTAGTAGCTTTTGTGTTCCAGATACATAATTTATACACTCCAACTTGATTTATCAAGAAATGAACTAGTTAAATGAAGACTTCGTCAGACAGCTCATTAATCTCTTGAAAAGATTGGCAGCATTAATCACTGAAACTATAAGTATAAGAAGCATGTAGAACTTAATAACAAAAGGAAACTTAAAATGAAGGGTTAAAAGTTACCAGTTATGGTTTAGTGAATTTCTTTTTTGTCTTCTTACTTGTCATTAGTCTTGCCAATTCGTGCTCGGGTTCTGGGAATGCTGTTTCTGAATAAGTTCTGAAGCTTAACCTCTTCCTCTACCTCTCTTGTTGGCTTGAAAACCTCAGTAACAGAGGGATCCAATACATCAATTGAGCTTTGAAGAGACACTCCCATGGCCACGGCCTCATCCCATAGCTCTCTACCTTTCTCATAGTTCCCTCCTCTACAAAGCTTTGGTATCAGCACATCATATATTGGCCCGTAACCACCCATTGCACTTCTCTTCATGGATTCAAACAACTTAAGAGCAAAATTCACCCTCTCAACTCCACAAAGAACACCAATCAAGTCGTAATAGAACTTTCGATCTGGTACACTCCCTAACTGGACAATGAACATATGAAGTACCCAACAGGTTATAAAAGATGGCATATATTCAACTCAGCTTGCATaaaataaaagtgaaaaaatCATGTATTATATCAGGATAACATTTAGGGTTGACCTTACTCGCTCACCATCGAAACAATTACATCTTTATGAAAGGCTTAATTAGAAGAACAATAAGAAGAAGAGGCCAATGAGCTGCTTTTGTTACCTTGGCTTGTTGTAGACGACTGAAAATCAGAAAATGGGAGCTGCAATTTCCTTCTTCGCAGCAACCCGCGGCTAGATTTCAGAGAGGAGGTGACGCCGAGGCGGTGGATTTCAGAGAGGACCTGTGTATAAAATCTGAGACCAGGTGAGAAGGTTGTTGTCGGTCAGTCGAATCATTGTTTACCACCACTGTGTGTAATTCTCACCGTCGATCGAATGGTGGAATGGAGGATTTTGGGAGGCAGAGTTGGGGAAGAAGGAAGAACGCAGCCAAGCCAGCCACCAAAGGCAGAAATAAAGATAAACCTAAAAAAAAACAGATGCTTATATACGATCTCTGGAAGCTTCTCAAACCCtattttttttagggtaaattttttAGTTCGGTTTGAGTCAAAAGAGGgctttttatactttttaaatttttaggaaatcgttttatttttttattaaaggatACGatgtaaaaaaataactttaacATTTGtataggagcaattttacctttaaagtCTAAAATAGTGCGATTTTTGCCCTTAAAGTTGGAAAGtcgggtcaatttcagatattatattccttattttgcaccacTTGGatatcagttggttctaaaaaatatttcatttattttgtgatttaataatagaattagaggtTAAAAtctataaattcggtgaaatatttgatttttttgttcagctcatacaaaagacagtatattttttaatttttttataaaaaaatttacgtctaattatatgtttgtgaAGTGTTAcaaattagtgataaaattacgtacatatgaagtgtagatggaAAAATTCATTATCGAGACGTcagtttaataaattatttctcaaattgatccaatttgtcaactttagggATAAAGGTACTCTTGACTACCaaagttatgagtaaaattgcaccattttagactaTAGGGGTAAAATTCCTCCTCGTTATAAATGttaagagtatttttacaccttatccttttatcaaatattttggaaattataaattataaatatatattattttattcacCGACACACTTTCGTCGgtgattaaaataaatatgtcgGTGATATCACCAACATTATTCAACACCGACTAATTGTGTTGGTAATGCGAGCGGGAATTATCCCGCCACATATCACCGACACATTATTCGATTGTGTAGGAGAATGTGTAGGTGATTTCCGATGGAAATTTTGTGTCGGTATTCCCTCGGTATTTCCTACACATATACTTGTCTCGGTCAATTCCGTCGGTGATACtgatttttcttgtagtgtaatAACGGCTTGAATTCTGAAATCCCTAATCTTTCACTCAAAATTCTAAACAATAACGATAACCATTTCTTGCGttttctcttgtgttcttttAGGTTCTTCTCTTATCTCCTGAAATTGCTTTTTCTCTTATGTTCTGAAATCATTTCTTCTCTTGTATTCTGGCTTTATTCTCTTGAAATCGTTCCTTTTTGTTAGTTTGGGTTTattctcttcttttcttttctaatttGATTGTTTGTTGGACATTATTGGATTTGGTCTCTTGAAATCGTATCTTCTCTTAGTTGAATATTTTGGTTTTCTATGTTTCGTGAATAAGAAGATTTGGAGAGTTCCAATGATAAAAATTTCAAATGTCATTTACTAGTATAAAAACAGACTCGAAATTGTTTACTCCAAACTTGAAAGTAATTGTTTGGGATTTTTACTGATTGATTTAGTGATTGAAGACATTAAAGCTCTTCGTTGAAGCAGCCTACCTTTTTTACTAGCCAACGTTGTGTGGGCCACACTCAATGGACCTGTTTGACTAGCTAACAATGTGTGGGCAACACTCATAGGCTCCAATCTGTGTTATATCTATCAAGTGATCAATTGACTATGTTTTAAATAAGTTGATGAGACtattaaaacaatttgaaagtttagggagccaattaagttttttggataagttcagagATCAATTGACTAGGTTAGGTAAGTTGAGAGGGCTTTCGGGATAACATGAAAGTTCAGGAAGTAAATCAATGACTTTTTTAATAAGTTGATGGGGcaattgatgtattaagcctagttTATACATAGCGATTTTGTAATTTCGGCAAGTTGTGGATTTTTGTATGTTTTGGTCAAATTTGATGGTGCAGTGGTGATTTTGTAATTTCTGTAAGTTGTTTTGTTTCGAATGTTTCGGTCAAATTCGaaaatttgtaattaattataattaatttagtaAATTCCTGAATACTGAAACTCCACAACttgtaaaaattacaaaattgacaCTCCgtcactaatatatatatatatatatataatgaaaataAAGTTAATTGAAATATTAACCATAGCTAGCCTCTACCACACAAATCCACTCGAAAGGTAAGATAAGATTTACGAAACTATTTCTATTCCACCCACTCCATATCTTACCTTATCTCTTTCCTtacctattttattttatttttcatctaaTATTCTTTTTATGGATGACGATTTATATTTATACGTAATTTcactttaaattaaataaataaataaactcaCCATATATTGTCTAAATACAATGAAAATGGAATTTGGATTTTCattgaataaattaattttttctttttgcatcCATACAAATTTGTTTATTTGTcattaataataatttcaaactAAAAAATCAATAACTTGCTTATATAGGCAAATTTGTATTTCTAAGCTTTGTAGGGCCCGTTTTGATTCACATAATCATGTTTGCTGTTACTGTTAGTTGTTTGATGTTTAGAGTATTATTTAAAATCTTAAAAGTAGTTGTTTCGGAATTTTATTATACAATTGTATCTtatgtttaaaattaaaatgcaaaaaataGTTCCAAATAATGAAAACAAATGGTGACGTAGTAATTTAGGGTACGTTTGTTTTAGCCGTTCCTATTCGTTGTTTGCTGTTGCAGATAGCTGTTGCTGATAGACAGTATATATTAGTtattttttctgcaaaaaaaacaGTTGTTTCGAAATTTTACGAGCAATtccgaaaaatggaaacaaatagACACTTGGGGGGCGTTTGGGTACTCCTTTTTgtgctcatgtttgccttttcagttcgaaatggagagttttaggtgtttgattagtgacattcctgtttgccttttacacttgaaaaaCAGAATTAGGTATTTGGTTAGTAACCTCCTGTATGCATTTTACACATGAAAAGCAGTcatttacaaaagcagagaatctttggtttttggaaaagcagctttttccaacaacaaacagcataacagcaaacagcaactaGCAACAGCAAGcagaaacagcaaacagcaaaccgtaacagcaaacagcaaacagaaacagcaaacagtaggtaaaacaaacggacccttaataaaaattaatttgtttGGCTTTCTGCCCTTCCTAAACtagtaattattattattattttttgaaatgaataataataatattattattattgttatatatatattctatttaataatttattgatttttgtTGTGTAGAATCTGACTTACCATGCACGTAAAGGCAAACAAGTACATTGTCCCATTACTAGGAGGCATAAAGCAACCCCTCTTTTCTATTTGCTTGCACGGCCAATTCACCCAACATGCCTTCTAATTCCCTATTATACCCTTACCATCATTCATGCAAGTTGCCCATTCTGGAGGATGTTTTTGTCATTTAATCCAAAATggaataaaaatcatattttgtttaaaataaaattaatgattCGTCtccttatttataattttattttttttaactaggGGTTAAcagaaaatattaattagttcattaaatttagttaatttatatttagtggattgcagtaagctgtttgtgattagttatttaattattagtgtttggtaaaattatattgaaatatGTTTctgttagtatgtaaaatatctaatatgagcatgttttaaattaatcaataaataaattacaacatgaaaaacatattacacaaattaataaaaataatctaaataaatagATGAATAATTTAAAGTAATTTTTGTTTAATGCAACAAAACTTTATTCTTTCGGCAATGAATAGGGATGTAAGTGgggcggggattccccgtccccgtcGGTGACCCGCCCCAGGGGGACGGAGAATCACCGATAAGAATCCCCATGGGACGGGAATGGGGATAATTTTATCCACTGTGACGGGAATGGGGAATGGTATCCCCGCCCCGTAGGGATCCCCGACTCCGTCCTGTTAATCCTTGATGGGGAATCCCTGACGGATCTCCAATTATTCccaattataattaaattatactttaaatattataatttataacatttaacttaaattaaatagacttattttcaaataaaaaattaaatgggataaataaattattagcCAAGAACtaaatggatattttttttcctaacatAAACTAACCTAAAGACATAGTATCTCTGTCATTCTTTCACAAaacctagaattagaaaggagaagaaaagagaaaagaaatatatagtgattttttaaaaatataaatggtgattTCCCGTGGGGACGATGATGTGGAATAGAAAAAATGTGTTTTTAAACAGGGATGGGGATTCCCCGGGAGACAAATCTGTCCCCGTCTAACTTGTGGGGatggggacggggaatccccaaCTAGTCGGGAATggggatgggaaatgcatttCCCGTCGCGCCCGCCGCGCCCCGTTTGCATCCCTAGCAATGAAGTTGtagaaatgttaaagaataaatatattttgttgaaataagaaggatagttttgtaaataacaaataactataaACGGTTgttcatgaaaagctccaaaacgaTGCAGTTTCCATAGAAAATGTTAAATGTTGATGTTATagaaacctaaccaaacgctacaTTTCTTGCaatttggagtgaaacgctaaaacTTCATCGTTTTGATGTTGGAGTTGAGAATTTAAAAGTGTCCACCATAAATTGAGTAgacattttaatttattttataaattcaatACTAATTCCTTAAaaatttatagaattttatctttttattcttatttataaatttcttataattttataaattcaaattcagtagaaaaattaaattatttaggttttgaaagaaaaaaaataattttgaaaaacaaatgatttcaAAATGATTAAAAAGACCAAGAATCCATTGGaagtaattaataataataatatagttatttataaaacaaaattcaaacaacaaaaacattttataacattataaaaaataaaaggagaTATAATTTAAATTCATAACGTTCTACATTAAAAACATGTATCTTAAATTAACTcaatcattttaaaatattaaaataaataacattacaAATATATGAACATAAGGTAAGCTTGTTTGCAATGTTGATGCTGGCCTTTTCCATAATGATGGTTTCTGTTTCTTTGCATTTGTGCTGAGGGATCACTCTAGTTCGTGCTTATTTGCCAGACCCGGTGGCTTACTTGGTTGTTTTGAACCTATTGTTGCGGAAACTATGGCTGTTAAGGAAGCGTTGTCGTTGATTAAAGACAAGGGCATTAGTGGAGTTGAGATCCGGTCTGATTGTTTGT comes from the Euphorbia lathyris chromosome 5, ddEupLath1.1, whole genome shotgun sequence genome and includes:
- the LOC136231334 gene encoding pentatricopeptide repeat-containing protein At5g61370, mitochondrial-like — translated: MKRSAMGGYGPIYDVLIPKLCRGGNYEKGRELWDEAVAMGVSLQSSIDVLDPSVTEVFKPTREVEEEVKLQNLFRNSIPRTRARIGKTNDKLFDLPFIREGKNLQSEWKVESSA